A portion of the Halobacillus ihumii genome contains these proteins:
- the cydD gene encoding thiol reductant ABC exporter subunit CydD, whose protein sequence is MKHLSKIAFGQKNLIALLVVSSVLIGMMILGQAYFFVAIIERIYLQEEPFEGVFLLLAGLLLVIIGRALLTHINGWAGVKIASEAKRDLRDSLLAKYSRNPIQASLQGQSGQKVSVLMDAVDEVDPYFSSYIPQIIQSAIVPVMILVVVFTQHLYSGLIIVVTAPFIPFFMAIIGMKTKDKSEEQMDKLAAFSGQFLDTLQGLTTLKLFGQSSHQKQKIRKSSINFREATMEVLKIAFVSSFMMELISMLSIGLIALEIAIQLVVYENISFFTAFFILILAPEFFSGLKDLASAFHTGRGSAGAAEKVQGELDEQEVSVRWGEQDLQNGGRPPYIELENLSFSYGQDSFALHHISTIIPSYGQIAIVGRSGSGKTTLLHLLAGLMNPQEGTIIVNGQPLSDYKEQDWFNQLSYISQQPYLFSGSIAENIAIGGKDNPSRMNIDKAARKAGLANLIDSLESGLDTPVGEAGRGLSGGEQQRVAIARAFLKQPAVILFDEPTTGLDLRTEKIMQQSMKELAQTSTVITVAHRLHTIRQADQILFLDQGELAGQGTHGDLIESTTEYRQMVSVQQGSDAK, encoded by the coding sequence ATGAAGCATCTAAGTAAAATAGCTTTCGGACAAAAAAATCTGATCGCACTGTTAGTCGTTTCATCTGTCTTAATCGGGATGATGATACTTGGTCAGGCATACTTTTTTGTGGCTATTATTGAACGGATTTATTTGCAGGAAGAGCCGTTCGAGGGAGTATTCCTCTTATTAGCTGGATTACTATTGGTCATTATTGGACGTGCATTGCTTACTCACATTAATGGGTGGGCAGGGGTGAAAATAGCTTCTGAAGCCAAGCGTGATCTAAGAGATTCACTTCTCGCTAAGTATTCTCGTAACCCTATCCAAGCATCATTGCAGGGTCAATCTGGTCAGAAAGTAAGTGTGTTGATGGATGCGGTGGATGAAGTTGACCCGTATTTTAGCAGTTATATTCCACAGATCATTCAATCTGCAATTGTTCCAGTCATGATTTTAGTTGTCGTGTTTACACAACACCTTTATTCAGGACTGATCATCGTGGTGACTGCCCCGTTTATTCCCTTTTTCATGGCGATTATAGGGATGAAAACCAAAGATAAATCTGAGGAGCAGATGGATAAGCTTGCCGCTTTCTCTGGACAGTTCCTGGATACATTACAAGGGCTGACAACCCTGAAGCTATTTGGACAGTCTTCCCATCAGAAGCAAAAGATTCGTAAGAGCAGCATCAATTTTCGCGAGGCTACCATGGAAGTGTTAAAGATTGCTTTTGTTTCTTCTTTTATGATGGAGCTTATCTCTATGCTTAGTATAGGATTGATTGCGCTTGAAATAGCCATTCAACTTGTTGTCTATGAAAATATCAGCTTTTTTACAGCGTTTTTCATTCTAATTCTTGCTCCTGAATTTTTCTCCGGGCTAAAGGATCTGGCTAGTGCTTTTCATACTGGCAGGGGAAGTGCAGGGGCAGCGGAGAAGGTGCAAGGTGAATTGGATGAACAAGAAGTGTCAGTACGCTGGGGGGAACAGGATCTTCAAAATGGGGGAAGACCACCTTATATAGAGTTAGAAAATTTATCTTTCAGTTATGGACAAGATTCTTTTGCCTTACATCACATTTCCACGATCATCCCATCATACGGTCAAATTGCGATTGTTGGGAGGAGCGGTTCTGGGAAAACAACATTGCTTCATTTATTAGCTGGACTGATGAATCCGCAAGAAGGAACAATTATCGTAAATGGACAGCCCTTATCAGATTATAAGGAACAGGATTGGTTTAACCAGTTAAGTTATATTTCTCAACAACCGTATTTATTTTCAGGATCGATAGCAGAAAATATTGCGATCGGCGGTAAAGATAACCCTTCACGAATGAATATTGATAAAGCAGCCCGCAAGGCAGGGCTTGCTAACCTGATAGACTCCCTTGAATCTGGATTAGATACGCCTGTGGGTGAGGCGGGACGAGGACTTTCCGGAGGCGAGCAACAGCGTGTTGCTATTGCAAGAGCCTTCCTGAAACAACCCGCTGTTATTCTCTTCGATGAGCCTACAACAGGGCTTGACCTTCGTACGGAAAAAATTATGCAGCAGTCCATGAAAGAGTTAGCCCAGACTTCGACCGTCATTACGGTTGCCCATAGGTTGCACACGATTAGACAAGCAGATCAAATTCTTTTTCTGGATCAGGGAGAATTAGCAGGACAGGGAACGCATGGAGACTTAATCGAATCCACTACCGAATATCGTCAGATGGTTTCTGTTCAACAGGGGAGTGATGCGAAGTGA
- the cydC gene encoding thiol reductant ABC exporter subunit CydC, whose protein sequence is MKDLSMVVKLVVREKKDILLSILFGFLAGITAVGLFGASGYLVSKAALIPPLYTLILVVSFVKLLGFIRAISRYIERYVSHRATFTILSHLRVSFYEKLEPLAPRIFQKYRSGDLLARIVGDVESLQNFFLRVFYPPIVLLIVFLFTIIFTTFYSLSIALVLLGGLLVTVLVVPLLFAMRQRKIEGQVREVRGVLSTETTELLYGFRDLKIYRKLAEKESQLKRSSDYYIREQEKIGVHASLSQAMNSLASLVASWVVLALGAYLVAEGQLEGIFLAMLVMISLTVFENVTPMAVFPIHLEDSRRAANRLFSVVLTNSEATQPNQATIQFQEHQDLAIDIHEVSFTFPDEVRSTLKNVNLHLPAGSKTAIVGPSGSGKSTLLQLILKMQMEYTGKVKVGGTSLDFLDQESLWSHTNVVLQENHFFYGTIRENLMLAGDDLTDRQLEEALAKVKLHHVHLTDSVLEKGENLSGGEKQRLAIARTLLKSKSLWVLDEPTSSVDALTETTIYKHLFEAAEDDTLILVSHRLTGLEHMDKIVVMEQGEIVEEGTFDELMDKRGYFYQMKQIEKSLFM, encoded by the coding sequence GTGAAAGACCTGTCCATGGTAGTGAAGCTCGTAGTTAGAGAGAAAAAAGATATCCTGCTATCCATTTTGTTCGGATTTCTTGCAGGAATAACAGCTGTTGGACTATTTGGGGCGAGTGGCTATTTGGTATCAAAGGCTGCGCTCATTCCTCCGCTTTACACGCTGATTTTAGTCGTATCTTTCGTTAAACTGCTAGGGTTCATAAGAGCAATAAGCCGCTACATTGAACGATATGTTTCTCATCGAGCCACTTTTACGATTTTGAGTCATTTACGTGTGTCCTTTTATGAAAAATTGGAACCGCTGGCTCCAAGGATTTTTCAGAAGTATCGCAGCGGTGATTTGTTAGCTAGAATTGTAGGGGATGTAGAAAGTCTGCAAAACTTCTTTCTACGTGTATTTTACCCTCCTATTGTCCTGCTGATTGTGTTTCTGTTTACGATCATATTTACCACTTTTTATTCACTGTCTATTGCACTTGTTCTGCTTGGGGGATTGCTCGTCACTGTCCTGGTGGTGCCGCTGTTATTCGCTATGCGGCAGCGGAAAATTGAAGGTCAAGTTCGCGAAGTACGGGGAGTTCTATCAACAGAGACAACAGAATTGCTATACGGTTTTCGCGATCTGAAAATCTATCGTAAACTCGCGGAAAAGGAAAGCCAGCTAAAAAGGTCCTCAGACTACTATATTCGAGAGCAGGAGAAGATTGGGGTCCATGCTTCCTTAAGTCAGGCTATGAATTCATTAGCCTCTTTAGTTGCATCCTGGGTTGTACTGGCTTTAGGTGCTTATTTGGTTGCTGAAGGCCAATTAGAGGGGATCTTCCTTGCGATGCTAGTGATGATTTCACTGACTGTATTCGAAAACGTTACCCCTATGGCCGTCTTCCCAATTCATTTAGAGGACAGCCGTCGGGCAGCAAACCGGTTATTTTCTGTAGTTCTTACCAATAGTGAGGCGACTCAGCCTAACCAAGCTACTATTCAGTTTCAGGAGCACCAAGATTTGGCAATAGATATACATGAGGTAAGCTTTACATTTCCTGATGAAGTAAGGTCGACCTTGAAGAACGTCAACTTGCACTTACCTGCAGGATCGAAAACGGCCATCGTTGGGCCAAGTGGTTCTGGTAAATCCACATTGCTGCAGCTTATATTAAAAATGCAGATGGAGTATACAGGGAAGGTCAAAGTTGGGGGGACATCACTGGACTTCCTCGATCAGGAAAGTCTCTGGAGTCATACAAACGTAGTGCTGCAGGAAAATCACTTTTTCTACGGTACTATAAGAGAAAATTTAATGCTGGCGGGCGATGATTTAACGGATAGACAGCTGGAAGAAGCACTGGCGAAAGTGAAATTGCATCATGTTCATTTAACTGATTCAGTTTTAGAAAAGGGCGAAAATCTTTCTGGTGGTGAAAAACAGCGTTTAGCAATAGCTCGGACACTGCTTAAATCGAAGTCCTTATGGGTTTTAGATGAACCCACTTCATCAGTAGATGCGCTTACGGAAACAACAATCTACAAGCATTTATTTGAGGCAGCCGAGGATGATACGCTCATCCTTGTAAGTCATCGATTAACAGGGCTTGAACATATGGATAAAATTGTTGTGATGGAGCAAGGCGAGATTGTGGAAGAGGGAACTTTTGATGAATTAATGGACAAGCGGGGTTACTTCTACCAAATGAAACAGATCGAGAAAAGTTTATTTATGTAG
- a CDS encoding threonine synthase has protein sequence MDYSYISHLYCPKCLQTYEKDAIHHLCDCGAPLLVEYNLDRLAKEWRPADLERRKPDLWRYHELLPVQSEEHVTTMGEGMTPLLSMPTLGEDMELPNLLMKDEGIIPTGAFKARGAAVGVSKAKELGVEALAMPTNGNAGAAWALYAARAHISSTIVMPVDAPSITRNECALSGANLFLVNGLISDAGKMVAEAVKKQGLYDVSTLKEPYRIEGKKTMGLEIAEQLNWKLPDVILYPTGGGVGLIGIYKALQELQALGWLEGQKMPRLVAVQAEGCAPIVEAWKQGKTESVFWENSQTQAFGINVPKAIGDFLILHALYETDGCAIAVEEDEILKELKQVAKLEGSFVCPEGAAAFLAARRLREQNWIKQEESVVVLNTGAGIKYPDTAEVDVPVLEPGESLPLASSFVK, from the coding sequence TTGGATTATAGTTATATCTCTCATCTTTACTGTCCGAAATGTTTGCAGACCTATGAGAAAGATGCCATTCATCATTTATGTGATTGTGGGGCTCCGCTGCTAGTTGAATATAACCTGGATCGGTTAGCGAAAGAATGGAGGCCCGCCGATTTAGAGCGGAGAAAACCTGATCTATGGCGCTACCACGAACTTCTTCCCGTCCAGTCAGAGGAACATGTCACGACAATGGGGGAAGGTATGACTCCACTCCTCTCGATGCCGACACTTGGTGAAGATATGGAACTGCCGAATCTATTAATGAAAGATGAGGGAATTATCCCTACAGGGGCATTCAAAGCTAGAGGTGCAGCTGTTGGTGTATCAAAAGCTAAAGAACTGGGAGTCGAAGCTCTTGCCATGCCCACAAATGGAAACGCAGGAGCAGCCTGGGCCCTCTATGCTGCTCGAGCACATATAAGCTCTACTATTGTAATGCCTGTAGATGCTCCATCTATTACAAGAAACGAATGTGCCTTATCCGGTGCTAATCTCTTTCTAGTAAACGGCCTGATCAGTGATGCTGGAAAAATGGTAGCTGAAGCTGTAAAGAAGCAAGGCCTGTATGATGTGTCTACACTAAAAGAGCCTTATAGAATTGAAGGGAAAAAAACAATGGGGCTGGAAATAGCTGAACAGTTGAACTGGAAGCTGCCGGATGTAATCCTCTATCCAACAGGAGGCGGCGTTGGATTAATTGGTATCTATAAAGCACTTCAAGAGTTGCAGGCACTTGGTTGGCTGGAGGGCCAAAAAATGCCTCGACTTGTAGCTGTGCAGGCAGAAGGCTGTGCGCCTATTGTGGAAGCCTGGAAACAAGGAAAAACCGAATCTGTATTCTGGGAAAACTCACAGACACAAGCGTTCGGCATAAACGTTCCTAAGGCTATTGGTGATTTCCTTATTCTTCACGCCCTTTATGAAACAGACGGATGTGCAATCGCCGTAGAAGAAGATGAGATCCTTAAAGAACTGAAACAAGTCGCCAAGCTTGAAGGTTCCTTTGTATGCCCAGAAGGTGCCGCTGCATTCTTAGCTGCCCGCCGGCTAAGAGAACAGAACTGGATTAAACAGGAGGAGAGTGTCGTCGTTCTTAATACAGGAGCTGGTATTAAGTACCCTGACACCGCGGAAGTTGATGTTCCAGTCCTTGAACCTGGTGAATCACTTCCATTAGCCTCCTCTTTTGTAAAATAG
- a CDS encoding DNA-binding protein — translation MTGIFLAALFPFLLFLLLTIIAALQNKNKAKGIIQGAFGLFIIGYIIVLIITYIWMPAITVPNMLLMNAVVAIILAPAMYVGAGTVFNKKTIHKSTPAIVFFITALAIAAIFVIGIFSVNQTYDSISKQEAGEAKPLNEENTPISVAPESARNKVQKSMSVVPNTQFYDLGKLQVQEVNNEISYVAPVEFTSFWRYFRGKETEGYFTIPATNINAQPEFVESKMRYTNSSYFNHNVQRQVYMELPYYIQSGEAQIEVDDDGKPWYVQTIYKPVLLTNRPDLEKVKVAVVDPVSGEVKAYEASEAPDFIEGSISSELATVENEYFGKYVHGLFNSIFGKKDVKIPNESGTESSVTPIFGDDGDMYYFTDMASPKENIDSALGYTLIDARTGELTYYNGKQNSGIMDSKGARQIVNKQFPEKNWTGSMPVLYNVDGHPTWIVNVLDPNGLFKRYAYIKANDSDFAVFGETAKETLTAYRLQLAQDPSNVQGGEGVEMTSKGGVVNRVLVTSTDSRQVVQFILEGDTTIYTVNVSKAPLAIFLREGDHVQMQVKVRENGPATVEEMIVEELNK, via the coding sequence ATGACGGGGATATTTCTAGCTGCTTTATTTCCTTTTTTATTGTTTTTATTACTAACGATCATCGCGGCTCTGCAGAATAAAAACAAAGCAAAAGGTATCATTCAAGGAGCGTTTGGATTATTTATTATCGGATATATAATTGTTTTAATCATCACCTACATTTGGATGCCAGCCATTACAGTTCCTAATATGCTGCTAATGAACGCAGTCGTTGCCATTATATTAGCACCGGCTATGTATGTGGGAGCAGGAACAGTATTCAATAAAAAAACGATCCACAAATCAACGCCTGCTATCGTGTTTTTTATTACGGCCCTGGCTATTGCAGCGATTTTTGTAATCGGTATTTTCTCGGTGAATCAGACGTATGATTCGATTTCGAAACAGGAGGCAGGAGAAGCGAAGCCTTTAAATGAAGAGAATACACCGATATCTGTAGCACCGGAATCAGCTCGTAACAAAGTTCAGAAGTCGATGAGTGTCGTACCGAATACCCAGTTTTATGACCTTGGAAAACTACAAGTCCAGGAAGTGAACAATGAAATTTCGTATGTCGCCCCAGTCGAGTTTACAAGCTTCTGGAGATACTTTCGCGGGAAAGAGACAGAGGGATATTTTACGATTCCAGCAACGAACATTAATGCCCAGCCTGAATTTGTAGAAAGCAAGATGCGCTACACAAATTCAAGTTATTTCAATCACAACGTTCAGCGTCAGGTCTATATGGAACTTCCATATTATATCCAAAGTGGAGAAGCTCAGATCGAGGTGGACGATGATGGGAAGCCATGGTATGTTCAAACGATTTACAAACCAGTTTTGTTGACCAATCGACCAGATCTCGAGAAAGTGAAAGTTGCTGTGGTTGATCCTGTTTCAGGAGAGGTAAAGGCTTATGAAGCCAGCGAGGCTCCTGATTTCATTGAAGGTTCGATCAGCTCTGAACTTGCGACAGTTGAGAATGAATACTTTGGTAAGTATGTTCATGGTTTGTTCAATTCCATTTTTGGAAAAAAGGATGTTAAAATCCCTAATGAGTCAGGAACAGAAAGCAGTGTAACTCCTATCTTTGGAGATGATGGAGACATGTATTATTTTACAGACATGGCTTCGCCTAAAGAAAATATTGATTCAGCACTGGGTTATACATTAATTGATGCAAGGACAGGAGAATTAACCTATTATAACGGCAAGCAGAACAGCGGGATTATGGACAGTAAAGGGGCAAGGCAAATCGTAAATAAGCAGTTCCCTGAGAAAAACTGGACTGGTTCCATGCCGGTTCTGTACAACGTGGATGGTCATCCTACTTGGATCGTCAATGTGCTTGATCCTAATGGGCTGTTTAAGCGATATGCATACATTAAAGCGAACGATTCTGATTTTGCTGTTTTTGGTGAAACAGCTAAAGAGACACTTACTGCGTATCGACTACAGCTAGCTCAAGACCCAAGCAATGTTCAAGGAGGCGAAGGCGTTGAAATGACTTCAAAAGGTGGCGTAGTCAACCGTGTACTTGTGACTTCAACAGATTCCCGTCAAGTTGTGCAATTTATCCTTGAAGGGGATACAACGATTTATACAGTCAACGTTAGTAAAGCACCGTTGGCCATATTCCTCCGGGAGGGAGACCATGTGCAGATGCAGGTAAAAGTGCGTGAGAACGGACCGGCAACGGTAGAGGAAATGATAGTAGAAGAATTGAACAAATAA
- a CDS encoding NAD(P)/FAD-dependent oxidoreductase, with translation MEKKYIVIGSGILGASTAYHLAKAGAEVTVVDRRDPGQATDAAAGIICPWLTKRKNKAWYRLAKAGAKYYPALVEELRADGEQETGYKRVGALRLHTEEEKLDEMMERALERREDAPEMGEITRLSPSETQAMYPPVAEEYGAVHMSGAARVDGRALRDALVKAAKRKGAVFLKGNASLIVKGQQITGVKTEKEKLEADQVIVAAGAWAKEIVEPLGVNFLVHPQKAQIVHLELPATETGDWPVVMPPTNKYLLSFDQGRVIVGATHETKEKFDSRITAGGIHEILAKVLAVAPGLARGTMLEARVGFRPFTPESLPVFGEIPNFEGVLAANGLGASGLTTGPFIGAELARIALGKDTELHKEDYKIEHALPKENK, from the coding sequence GTGGAGAAGAAGTACATTGTTATAGGTTCAGGGATACTTGGTGCCTCAACTGCCTATCATCTTGCTAAGGCAGGGGCCGAAGTGACGGTAGTTGACCGTAGAGACCCTGGTCAGGCGACAGATGCTGCAGCAGGAATCATTTGTCCATGGCTGACGAAACGGAAAAATAAAGCTTGGTATCGATTAGCTAAAGCGGGCGCGAAATATTACCCTGCATTGGTTGAGGAGCTAAGAGCAGATGGGGAGCAGGAGACAGGATACAAACGTGTTGGAGCACTCCGCCTTCATACGGAGGAAGAAAAACTGGATGAAATGATGGAGCGGGCCCTGGAGCGCAGGGAGGATGCACCGGAAATGGGCGAAATCACTCGTCTTTCTCCGTCAGAAACGCAGGCGATGTATCCACCTGTTGCTGAGGAATATGGTGCTGTTCACATGAGTGGTGCTGCTCGTGTAGATGGCCGAGCTCTTCGCGATGCTTTAGTAAAAGCGGCAAAACGAAAGGGCGCTGTATTCTTAAAAGGCAATGCTTCCTTAATTGTGAAAGGTCAGCAAATTACAGGAGTGAAAACGGAAAAAGAAAAGTTGGAGGCTGACCAGGTGATTGTGGCAGCGGGTGCATGGGCGAAGGAAATTGTTGAACCATTAGGCGTGAATTTTCTCGTGCATCCTCAAAAGGCGCAAATTGTGCACTTGGAATTGCCGGCAACAGAAACAGGTGATTGGCCGGTTGTGATGCCGCCAACAAATAAATATTTGCTCAGTTTTGATCAAGGAAGAGTTATAGTAGGCGCAACACATGAAACGAAAGAAAAGTTTGATTCACGTATTACTGCCGGAGGGATTCATGAAATTCTCGCTAAAGTGCTGGCAGTAGCGCCAGGACTGGCTCGAGGTACAATGCTTGAAGCACGGGTAGGTTTTAGACCGTTCACCCCTGAATCCCTTCCTGTTTTTGGAGAGATACCAAATTTCGAAGGCGTCTTGGCAGCGAATGGCTTAGGAGCATCAGGTCTTACCACAGGTCCTTTTATTGGGGCGGAATTAGCAAGAATAGCCCTTGGTAAAGACACGGAACTTCATAAAGAGGATTATAAGATCGAGCATGCCCTCCCAAAGGAAAACAAATAA
- a CDS encoding GAF domain-containing protein yields MHNHSNDLHYLSVKEAADEILEHVSKVIDVNTVYIAKKDNGHMNIIDAYNHSDHILDANIRMDYEQSFCQFVIESGEEVFTSNDLSLHYIKENADLPVDVSVKAFMGVKIFDREGREFGTLCVMDQEPRKFTKEEAYFLRSVGQIFSYIISLDQTQQRVDLLSVPIVPVTEGVVVLPLVGIVNEDRSNHLLETILQRIYQKNLDYFILDLSGMVSFDDLFTSHLSDIVKALELMGVTPILTGIRPDMAMSHLSQDPMYKDLRITRNLEQALKKVGFRLVKEE; encoded by the coding sequence ATGCATAACCACTCAAATGACCTTCACTATCTTTCTGTTAAAGAAGCTGCTGACGAAATTCTGGAACATGTTAGTAAGGTTATCGATGTTAATACTGTTTACATAGCTAAGAAAGATAATGGGCACATGAACATCATCGATGCTTATAATCACAGTGACCATATTCTGGATGCGAATATTCGTATGGATTATGAGCAATCTTTTTGTCAATTTGTCATAGAATCCGGAGAAGAAGTATTCACCTCAAATGACCTATCATTACACTACATAAAGGAAAATGCAGACCTGCCCGTAGATGTTAGTGTGAAAGCCTTTATGGGAGTGAAAATCTTCGATCGAGAAGGAAGGGAATTCGGCACACTGTGCGTGATGGATCAAGAGCCGCGAAAATTTACTAAAGAGGAAGCATATTTCCTCCGGTCTGTCGGCCAGATTTTCAGCTATATTATTAGCCTTGACCAGACTCAACAGCGTGTTGACCTTTTGTCTGTTCCCATTGTCCCAGTGACAGAAGGGGTGGTCGTTCTTCCTTTAGTGGGAATCGTGAATGAAGATCGATCGAATCATCTGCTCGAAACCATACTTCAGCGAATTTATCAAAAAAACCTGGATTACTTTATACTTGACCTTTCTGGCATGGTGAGCTTTGACGACTTGTTTACCAGCCATTTATCAGATATTGTTAAAGCTCTGGAACTGATGGGGGTTACCCCTATTCTTACAGGGATTCGCCCTGACATGGCGATGAGTCACCTGAGTCAAGATCCTATGTACAAAGATCTCAGAATTACACGCAACCTTGAACAGGCCTTAAAGAAGGTAGGGTTTCGCCTCGTTAAAGAAGAATAA
- a CDS encoding type 1 glutamine amidotransferase domain-containing protein yields MSKKILMVVTNHEKINEDKTTGIWLSEFGEAYNEFIKHGYEVTVASPKGGKAPVDSNSVSEDEPQEILDSKQHLEHTISINELSADSFDAIFLPGGHGTMFDFPDNQKLAELIRDMYESDKPVAAVCHGPAGLVSVKHSNGEPLVKGKQINSFTNSEEADTSLDEYMPFLLESKLRELGANFVTADNWSKHVEVDGHLITGQNPQSTLVVAKEFMNQLGR; encoded by the coding sequence ATGTCAAAAAAGATTTTAATGGTAGTAACCAATCATGAAAAAATTAATGAAGATAAAACAACTGGAATTTGGTTGTCCGAATTCGGCGAAGCTTATAATGAATTTATAAAACATGGATATGAGGTAACCGTTGCTAGCCCAAAGGGTGGTAAAGCACCAGTTGATTCAAACAGTGTCAGCGAAGATGAACCACAGGAGATCCTTGACTCAAAACAACATCTCGAACATACGATTTCTATTAATGAGCTGTCTGCTGATTCTTTTGATGCCATTTTCCTGCCAGGCGGGCACGGCACGATGTTCGATTTCCCAGACAATCAGAAGCTTGCAGAATTAATCCGGGACATGTATGAGTCAGATAAACCTGTTGCGGCTGTCTGTCACGGTCCAGCAGGGCTGGTAAGTGTGAAGCATTCAAACGGAGAACCGCTTGTTAAAGGAAAGCAGATCAATTCGTTCACAAACTCTGAAGAAGCTGACACCTCTCTCGATGAGTACATGCCTTTTCTCCTGGAAAGCAAACTTCGTGAGTTAGGAGCAAACTTTGTGACGGCAGATAATTGGTCTAAACATGTAGAAGTAGATGGTCACTTAATTACAGGACAAAACCCTCAATCTACTTTAGTCGTTGCTAAAGAATTCATGAATCAGCTTGGCCGCTAA
- a CDS encoding UDP-N-acetylmuramoyl-L-alanyl-D-glutamate--2,6-diaminopimelate ligase has protein sequence MKLDQLLQDIPFHHEDPPKFDEVVIHGLTDSSHRVEPGFLFVAISGYQLDGHAYIQDAINNGAAAIIGEKDYQVTKVPYIQVPNSKQALGILGRNYYQNPASHKIMIGITGTNGKTTTSYLVKHILENMGYTCSLLGTIQNVINGEYSKTVNTTPNALTLNQLIDKSDDEVVIMEASSHGLAEYRLEGLNFDLCLFTNLTHEHLDYHGSIDQYYEVKKALFRKLKPNGTAVINSDDAYGEQLAKELKQDGLRTYTLGMSAANDLQILEHLSVDPPSCRFKGHHIHTLHSPMAGIHNLYNTLQAYAAAMQLDGEAETVLESIRGFPGVPGRFTTYSLKNGATVVVDYAHTADAVFNCLQTVQEAEAKKITHIFGFRGNRDQTKRQEMMNITAEMSDQFILTMDDLNGVPQGDMEQVLTSYLNHTKFGQGELIPDRTLAIKTAIDNSKPGEWIVITGKGHEEYTQSYSLPTYTDEDTVNYVRKNEISEAN, from the coding sequence ATGAAACTTGATCAACTATTGCAAGATATTCCCTTTCATCACGAGGATCCGCCCAAGTTTGATGAAGTGGTCATTCATGGATTGACTGACTCTTCACACAGGGTGGAGCCAGGTTTCCTATTTGTCGCCATTTCAGGTTATCAGCTTGATGGGCACGCGTACATTCAAGATGCTATTAATAATGGAGCTGCTGCAATTATCGGTGAAAAGGATTACCAAGTTACAAAAGTTCCTTATATACAAGTTCCAAACAGCAAACAAGCATTAGGGATTCTTGGACGCAATTACTACCAGAACCCTGCCTCACACAAAATTATGATCGGAATTACAGGAACAAACGGGAAAACAACGACCAGTTATTTAGTCAAGCATATTCTTGAGAACATGGGTTACACCTGTTCCCTCCTTGGTACCATTCAAAACGTTATCAACGGGGAGTATTCAAAAACAGTCAATACCACTCCAAATGCATTGACTCTTAATCAATTAATCGATAAAAGCGATGACGAGGTTGTCATTATGGAGGCCTCCTCACATGGATTAGCGGAATACCGTTTGGAAGGTCTGAATTTTGATCTGTGCTTATTTACAAACCTTACACATGAACACCTTGACTACCATGGAAGCATCGACCAATACTATGAAGTCAAAAAAGCATTGTTTCGAAAATTAAAACCTAATGGCACTGCTGTCATCAATTCCGATGATGCCTACGGGGAACAGTTAGCTAAGGAACTTAAACAAGATGGCTTACGAACATACACCCTTGGCATGTCAGCTGCAAATGATTTACAAATATTAGAACATCTATCTGTTGACCCGCCCTCATGCCGATTCAAAGGTCATCACATACATACACTTCACTCTCCCATGGCCGGAATTCACAACCTGTACAACACTCTCCAAGCCTACGCCGCAGCGATGCAGCTTGATGGAGAGGCGGAAACGGTTTTAGAATCTATTCGCGGCTTTCCTGGTGTGCCTGGTCGTTTTACAACGTATTCCCTTAAGAACGGTGCTACAGTCGTGGTAGACTATGCGCATACAGCGGATGCGGTATTCAATTGTTTACAAACTGTTCAGGAAGCAGAAGCGAAAAAAATCACCCATATTTTCGGTTTTCGAGGCAATCGGGATCAAACGAAAAGGCAGGAAATGATGAACATTACTGCTGAAATGAGTGATCAATTTATTTTAACAATGGATGATTTAAACGGGGTTCCTCAGGGCGACATGGAGCAAGTGCTGACCTCTTATTTAAACCATACAAAATTCGGACAAGGTGAACTCATCCCAGACCGGACTCTCGCGATTAAAACAGCTATAGATAACAGCAAACCTGGAGAATGGATCGTTATTACGGGGAAAGGGCATGAAGAGTATACCCAATCCTATTCGCTACCCACATATACCGACGAAGACACAGTAAATTATGTACGAAAAAATGAAATCTCTGAAGCCAACTAA